One genomic region from Mycobacterium basiliense encodes:
- a CDS encoding TetR/AcrR family transcriptional regulator: protein MHTARVTTSSDGPVDPSSRLERRKQRTRAALIKAAQRLIADGRVNVPILEITQAADVGMGSFYNHFDSKEQLFEAAIADVLDAHGALLDRITASIEDPAETFATSFRLTGRLFRQRPQESGILLANGSTLLSSDRGVAPRARRDIRAAADAGRFQIDDPDLALAMAGGALLGLGTLLRSDPQRDGDMAADTVTEKLLRLFGIEANEARAICQRPLPDLDAAGQPDSAA, encoded by the coding sequence ATGCATACTGCTAGGGTGACGACGTCGAGCGACGGCCCTGTGGACCCGTCGAGTCGCCTCGAGCGGCGTAAGCAGCGCACCAGAGCGGCCCTGATCAAGGCCGCACAACGCTTGATCGCCGACGGCCGAGTCAATGTCCCGATCCTCGAGATCACCCAGGCGGCCGATGTCGGTATGGGCTCCTTTTATAACCATTTCGACAGCAAGGAGCAGTTGTTCGAGGCGGCCATCGCCGATGTGCTCGACGCGCACGGGGCGCTGCTGGACCGGATTACCGCATCGATCGAAGACCCCGCCGAAACGTTCGCCACCAGCTTCCGATTGACCGGCCGGCTTTTCCGTCAGCGGCCACAGGAAAGTGGCATCCTGTTGGCCAACGGGTCCACCCTGCTGTCATCAGATCGTGGCGTGGCGCCTCGTGCCCGGCGTGACATTAGGGCTGCCGCCGACGCCGGGCGGTTTCAGATCGATGACCCGGATCTGGCACTTGCCATGGCCGGTGGCGCATTGCTGGGCCTGGGCACACTGTTACGGTCCGATCCGCAGCGCGACGGCGATATGGCCGCTGACACCGTCACCGAGAAGTTGTTGCGGTTGTTCGGCATCGAAGCCAATGAGGCGCGGGCGATCTGCCAGCGCCCCCTTCCTGATTTGGATGCGGCCGGTCAACCCGATTCCGCTGCGTGA